A genomic segment from Amygdalobacter nucleatus encodes:
- a CDS encoding BrnT family toxin has protein sequence MQLDLIFEWDEQKAWRNKLKHGISFETAVHVFDDRNRIKYFDEKHSYSEARYITIGLVREIVVVVYICRDPSIRIISARKANEKEIRRYQDGY, from the coding sequence TTGCAGCTAGATTTGATATTTGAGTGGGATGAACAAAAAGCTTGGCGCAATAAGTTGAAGCATGGTATCAGTTTTGAAACAGCTGTGCATGTTTTTGACGACCGCAATCGAATTAAATACTTTGACGAGAAACATAGTTATTCAGAAGCCAGATACATCACTATCGGCTTAGTAAGAGAAATCGTAGTAGTAGTTTACATATGCCGTGATCCTTCCATACGAATTATCTCAGCTCGCAAAGCTAACGAAAAAGAAATAAGGAGATACCAAGATGGCTATTAG
- a CDS encoding ABC transporter permease, with translation MLDTNSLGSHPYLNRCKNYLKKPQNAILVVLGIFLSIATIFPMVTIWLDTISIHAGSVDAQFSGRQSGYTLYNWIDILCGRLAKRNFWIPLQNTILLSALSCFIAICFGGIFAYLITRTNMKAKKYLSNIFIFPYVMPQWTLAVVWQNMFYSKAVTGGSDGLLTALTGIQMPLWWCQGLFPTALVLGTHYAAFAYILIGGIFQNMDANLEEAATILNTPKHRIFMRITLPMVQPAILSTILLVFSSAMGSYPVPHYLNFTTLATKYVDLNVNRAGQASALAVIMMLFGIAILIVNQCATGGRKSFTTVTGKSGQASKFNLGIGKYIIPVFLVILTFFTSIFPVISFALETFLPNPGDYSFFKTWNPANLTTKWWLSSSGSAGSMFGQKGILYNTTIWHAFFGTILVAISCAFLAGTIGLLVGYCVSKNRKSKFAAYVNSVAFLPYLLPSLAVGVAFFIFGSRVGLYNTYILLILAGTIKYIPFASRASLNSMLQISGEIEESAIIHNIPWTQRMWRIIIPIQKSAILSGYLLPLMTCIRELTLFMMLCAQTKLLTLLLDYFDEMGLYAFSSGINLMLIIFVIACNFAVNKLTGASLDKGIGGN, from the coding sequence ATGCTTGACACTAATTCATTGGGTAGTCATCCCTACCTCAATCGGTGTAAAAACTACTTGAAGAAGCCGCAAAACGCTATTCTTGTTGTACTTGGCATTTTTTTGAGTATTGCTACTATTTTCCCAATGGTAACAATTTGGCTGGATACTATTTCTATCCATGCTGGCTCTGTGGATGCTCAATTTTCTGGCCGTCAAAGCGGCTATACGCTCTATAACTGGATCGATATTCTTTGCGGACGTTTAGCCAAACGCAATTTCTGGATTCCGCTCCAAAATACAATCCTCTTATCTGCTTTATCTTGCTTCATCGCCATTTGTTTTGGTGGTATTTTTGCCTATTTAATCACGCGTACAAACATGAAGGCAAAAAAATATTTGAGCAATATTTTTATCTTCCCATATGTCATGCCACAATGGACTTTGGCTGTTGTTTGGCAAAACATGTTTTACAGTAAAGCTGTTACAGGCGGTTCTGACGGCTTATTGACAGCTTTGACAGGTATCCAAATGCCACTTTGGTGGTGCCAGGGCTTGTTCCCAACCGCACTTGTTTTGGGTACTCACTATGCTGCTTTTGCTTATATTCTCATCGGCGGTATTTTCCAAAATATGGACGCTAACTTGGAAGAAGCAGCTACAATTCTTAATACGCCTAAGCATCGCATTTTCATGCGCATCACATTGCCAATGGTGCAACCTGCTATTCTTTCAACTATCCTTCTAGTTTTCAGCAGCGCCATGGGCAGTTACCCAGTTCCTCACTATTTGAACTTCACAACTTTGGCTACAAAATATGTTGATTTGAACGTTAATAGAGCCGGCCAAGCTAGTGCTTTGGCTGTCATTATGATGTTGTTCGGTATCGCTATTTTGATCGTCAACCAATGTGCTACTGGTGGCAGAAAGAGCTTTACAACAGTTACTGGTAAATCTGGTCAAGCTTCTAAGTTTAATTTGGGTATTGGTAAATATATCATCCCTGTCTTCTTAGTTATTTTGACTTTCTTTACAAGTATCTTCCCTGTTATCTCTTTCGCATTAGAAACATTCTTGCCTAACCCTGGTGATTACAGCTTCTTTAAGACTTGGAATCCTGCTAACTTAACAACTAAGTGGTGGTTAAGCAGTTCAGGTTCAGCTGGTAGTATGTTCGGCCAAAAAGGTATTCTCTACAACACCACTATCTGGCACGCTTTCTTCGGCACTATCTTAGTTGCCATCAGCTGTGCTTTCTTAGCTGGTACAATTGGTCTATTAGTTGGTTATTGCGTCAGCAAGAATCGTAAGAGCAAGTTCGCCGCTTATGTAAACAGCGTGGCTTTCTTGCCTTACCTCTTACCTTCTTTGGCTGTTGGTGTTGCTTTCTTCATCTTCGGTTCAAGAGTTGGTTTGTACAACACTTACATCCTGTTGATTTTGGCTGGTACAATTAAATACATCCCATTTGCATCCAGAGCTTCCTTGAACTCAATGTTACAGATCAGTGGTGAAATTGAAGAATCAGCCATCATTCATAACATCCCTTGGACGCAGAGAATGTGGCGCATTATCATCCCAATTCAAAAATCAGCTATCTTGAGTGGTTACCTCTTACCTTTGATGACTTGCATTCGTGAATTAACACTTTTCATGATGCTTTGTGCTCAGACTAAGCTCTTAACCTTACTCTTAGATTACTTCGATGAAATGGGCTTGTATGCTTTCTCATCTGGTATCAATTTGATGTTGATCATCTTCGTTATTGCATGTAACTTTGCTGTGAATAAGCTCACAGGCGCTAGCCTCGATAAAGGTATTGGAGGAAACTAA
- a CDS encoding ATP-binding cassette domain-containing protein produces MAEIILENIVKRFDKFYAVDHLNLKIADASFVTLLGPSGCGKTTTLRMIAGLETPTSGRIIIDGVPVFDSEKGINVPANKRNVGFLFQNYALWPNMTVYENIAFGLSNIKKPLKEVCHEYRQADKLYKALSKPENLKLIFQESRDKDGKLDVKKAQILLIDFYEISLNDAKKILSWSLQAEEDLTAKANSLAKEYEKTLATLKEQLKASGREINENYEIIENGEVKKTTRKLTKEEIDLRVRAVSRIVKIGMFMDRYPNELSGGQQQRVAIARTLAPAPSVLFMDEPLSNLDAKLRLEMRSELQRLHFETESTIIYVTHDQMEAMTLANKICLMENGVLQQYAEPLTVYNQPANIFVADFVGNPSINLIEASASSETDKLKLNLFDDVKATFIPSKPINFMDYHEVQRKQTEAKLNMLLERQQQKGYVEKSNRDKLFRYPIAKISNGPEIEAHHTIKSSDYVLGVRPESIIIQATQEKLDDCLTAEVYSVMPTGMETTMKLKVGEFLLTAVFFGGVVYPIGTELKIKFKPEEVRIFSRLDGNLITSGSLELHK; encoded by the coding sequence ATGGCAGAAATCATTCTTGAAAATATTGTCAAACGCTTTGATAAATTCTATGCTGTTGACCATTTGAACTTAAAAATTGCTGATGCTTCATTCGTAACCTTGCTCGGCCCTTCTGGCTGCGGTAAAACAACAACCTTGCGTATGATTGCTGGTTTGGAAACACCAACTTCTGGTCGTATCATCATCGATGGCGTGCCTGTATTTGATAGTGAAAAAGGCATCAACGTGCCAGCTAACAAGCGTAACGTCGGTTTCTTGTTCCAAAACTATGCTCTCTGGCCAAATATGACTGTGTATGAAAACATCGCCTTTGGTCTAAGCAATATTAAGAAACCACTCAAGGAAGTATGTCATGAGTATCGTCAGGCTGACAAGCTTTACAAAGCTTTATCTAAGCCAGAAAATCTCAAGCTCATCTTCCAAGAGAGCCGCGATAAAGACGGCAAATTGGACGTGAAAAAAGCGCAAATTCTCCTAATCGATTTCTACGAAATCAGCCTGAATGATGCTAAGAAGATTTTGAGTTGGAGCTTACAGGCTGAGGAAGACTTAACTGCTAAAGCTAACAGCTTAGCTAAAGAATATGAGAAGACCTTAGCTACATTAAAAGAGCAACTCAAGGCAAGTGGGCGTGAGATCAATGAGAATTATGAAATCATTGAAAATGGTGAAGTTAAAAAGACAACTCGTAAATTGACCAAAGAAGAAATTGATTTACGTGTCCGAGCCGTTTCGCGTATTGTTAAAATCGGTATGTTCATGGATCGTTATCCAAATGAATTGTCTGGTGGTCAGCAACAACGTGTCGCTATTGCTAGAACTTTAGCTCCAGCTCCATCTGTTCTATTCATGGATGAGCCATTATCCAACCTCGATGCTAAATTGCGTTTGGAGATGCGTTCAGAATTGCAACGTTTGCACTTTGAAACTGAGTCAACCATCATCTACGTTACACACGACCAGATGGAAGCTATGACTTTGGCTAACAAAATCTGCTTGATGGAAAACGGTGTTCTTCAACAGTATGCTGAGCCACTTACAGTTTACAATCAGCCAGCTAATATTTTCGTAGCTGACTTCGTTGGTAATCCTTCCATCAACTTAATTGAAGCTAGCGCTTCTTCTGAAACAGATAAATTAAAGCTTAATTTGTTTGATGATGTTAAGGCTACCTTCATACCAAGCAAGCCTATCAACTTCATGGACTATCACGAAGTGCAAAGGAAGCAAACTGAAGCTAAACTCAACATGCTTCTCGAAAGACAGCAACAAAAAGGCTATGTTGAAAAGAGCAACCGTGATAAGCTCTTCCGCTATCCAATTGCTAAGATCAGTAACGGTCCTGAGATTGAAGCTCATCATACAATTAAATCTTCTGATTACGTCCTTGGTGTTAGACCAGAATCAATCATCATTCAAGCTACGCAAGAGAAATTAGATGACTGTTTGACAGCTGAAGTTTACTCTGTGATGCCAACTGGTATGGAAACAACCATGAAATTAAAAGTGGGTGAATTCCTCCTGACAGCCGTCTTCTTCGGTGGTGTTGTATACCCAATCGGTACTGAGCTTAAGATTAAGTTCAAGCCAGAAGAAGTCCGTATCTTCAGTCGCTTAGATGGCAATTTGATCACAAGTGGTTCACTTGAGCTCCACAAATAA
- a CDS encoding CPBP family intramembrane metalloprotease: MKKKQHLPTNSVKDSDKVLTLPLPSYKNLPKLKHASINTLIDASEEGQVRDLTDKVMADLKQIKSEHGEKAELNRLESLALSEVLNYRKGPSTYSPAVKIYELDRVDNSALPELLKDACELETVKNEEAIFQPETIENALETANSRADREVFTDVNGEKKIEANVSSELKAKEAKIDVNSEAKIEEHNENKSLETATNASKLKAEPSLPKVKPLIQLAFDTSLATKLKPGVKPTVVKTLDENELAAYIDDKAQVEDRHIFKKPEAKDLLFSYNKQPNRRPKQHRKLWQRAIMNLFQEWRKLLLPRVQAGDWQEKALPSKAKQFRTSANLASTYLFVTTICMLLSHFLWALLPGSFLTVYKTQVSGYVLRTLYRDLTCFVLPAYWVYRRYKLHKPFVERLVGQSVKIRTVYVILPLIAISLACLLTATNRLLVMHIFAPWHQEILEAPFLLLNASNPQASILLFVCSVLVASVLETVCICGLYLTALKVHFQAKSASILCAMAWMLLYVSEVDFVSLFILAFVLASFKQICDNIYVVISLNIMVKIGLLVERAILPSMVSRNSNSFSSGQAMAVVDILLIVVSAGLIYYLCQLCKKVNSTENEPNKKANIYKQAAKLIVRWRHENWPKQLDEAVRIWPLVLGYFLLIVNYAIYWYLY; encoded by the coding sequence ATGAAAAAAAAGCAACATTTGCCAACTAATTCAGTTAAAGATTCAGACAAGGTGCTAACTTTGCCTTTGCCGTCGTATAAGAACTTGCCCAAATTAAAACATGCAAGTATTAACACGCTAATTGATGCAAGCGAAGAAGGTCAGGTACGTGACTTGACTGATAAAGTAATGGCGGATTTGAAGCAAATTAAGTCTGAGCATGGTGAAAAGGCGGAATTAAATCGCTTAGAGTCTCTCGCTTTGAGCGAGGTGCTTAATTATCGTAAAGGTCCAAGTACTTATTCCCCTGCCGTTAAAATTTACGAACTAGACAGGGTGGACAATTCTGCTTTGCCAGAACTTCTTAAAGACGCTTGTGAATTAGAGACTGTTAAGAATGAGGAAGCTATTTTTCAGCCAGAAACTATTGAGAATGCATTAGAAACAGCTAATTCTCGGGCAGACAGAGAGGTATTTACTGACGTAAATGGCGAAAAAAAGATAGAGGCAAATGTTTCATCTGAGTTAAAAGCAAAAGAAGCAAAGATAGATGTAAATTCAGAAGCTAAGATAGAAGAGCATAATGAAAATAAGTCGTTAGAAACAGCTACAAATGCTTCCAAATTAAAAGCAGAGCCTAGTTTGCCAAAGGTGAAGCCGCTTATTCAACTAGCTTTTGATACGTCGCTTGCAACTAAGTTAAAACCAGGTGTAAAGCCGACAGTAGTGAAGACGTTGGATGAAAATGAGCTTGCTGCTTATATTGACGATAAAGCACAAGTTGAGGATCGCCATATTTTTAAGAAGCCAGAAGCAAAGGATCTGTTATTTAGTTATAACAAACAGCCGAATAGACGCCCTAAACAGCACCGTAAACTTTGGCAAAGAGCGATTATGAATTTGTTTCAGGAGTGGCGCAAACTGCTGCTACCTAGGGTGCAAGCTGGCGATTGGCAAGAGAAAGCCTTGCCGTCCAAAGCCAAACAATTTCGCACGAGTGCTAATTTAGCATCGACTTACCTCTTTGTAACTACAATTTGTATGCTATTATCCCATTTCTTATGGGCACTTTTACCAGGTTCGTTTTTGACAGTTTACAAAACACAAGTTTCAGGTTATGTGCTTAGAACGCTATATCGTGATTTGACCTGTTTCGTTTTGCCAGCCTACTGGGTATATCGTCGCTACAAATTGCACAAGCCTTTTGTGGAACGTTTAGTGGGCCAGAGTGTAAAGATACGGACAGTATATGTTATTTTGCCGTTAATTGCTATTTCTTTAGCTTGTTTGCTAACAGCTACGAACCGCTTACTTGTGATGCATATTTTTGCACCGTGGCATCAGGAGATTCTGGAAGCGCCATTTTTGTTGCTCAATGCTAGCAATCCCCAAGCATCTATATTGTTGTTCGTTTGTTCGGTGTTAGTTGCGAGTGTGCTTGAAACTGTTTGTATTTGCGGACTTTATCTGACAGCGCTAAAAGTTCATTTCCAGGCTAAGTCGGCTTCTATACTATGTGCTATGGCGTGGATGCTTTTATATGTGAGTGAGGTTGACTTTGTTTCCTTATTTATTTTAGCCTTTGTTTTAGCTTCTTTTAAGCAGATTTGTGACAATATTTATGTGGTAATTAGTTTGAATATTATGGTGAAAATTGGCCTATTAGTTGAGCGTGCCATTTTGCCGTCTATGGTCAGCCGAAATAGTAATAGCTTCTCGTCAGGTCAAGCAATGGCCGTAGTAGATATATTGTTAATAGTTGTGAGTGCTGGTTTGATTTATTACCTCTGTCAACTTTGTAAGAAGGTAAATTCAACTGAGAATGAGCCAAATAAGAAAGCTAATATCTATAAGCAGGCGGCTAAATTGATTGTGCGTTGGCGCCATGAAAATTGGCCTAAGCAGCTAGACGAAGCTGTCAGGATCTGGCCATTAGTGTTAGGCTATTTTCTTTTAATTGTAAATTACGCTATTTATTGGTATTTGTATTGA